Proteins found in one Lates calcarifer isolate ASB-BC8 linkage group LG8, TLL_Latcal_v3, whole genome shotgun sequence genomic segment:
- the f9a gene encoding coagulation factor IXa, whose translation MVQCVSVETSQQFGMELISLSLLSLLLLGFQLGSGAPASGSGPVFLSGQAADSVLRRQKRYNTGVFEELLEGNLERECTEEVCDLEEAREIFENDEKTMEFWAGYIDGNQCASSPCLNQGTCEDHLGYYTCLCPQGFTGMRCEIAVVKRCDVNNGDCMHFCESMSTFGARCSCATGYRLLEDGVTCEAETKFPCGRTALTEVSAVLTRSLFWRENVSLQNTTSQAYVTTTTSPPSTPASTTAISTAFPTTTDPVAGATTEEPPRPFKRIVGGKEVAPGEIPWQVALILRSTGALFCGGSILRERWVITAAHCLAEAQGKFFIRVGEHNIYINEGTEHDYDVLEQHMHPLYNASVSLYNHDIALLYLKTPITFSTTVRPICIGPKAFTEELVKHSSPATVSGWGRTRFLGSMASTLQKVEVPFTDRTECKHSSSARITPVMFCAGYYNEAKDACQGDSGGPHTNSIHDTWFLTGIVSWGEECAKDGKFGVYTRVSLYYRWITHVMGITKRRLASYIEDPDP comes from the exons ATGgtccagtgtgtgtctgtcgaGACATCACAGCAGTTTGGAATGGAGCTAatctctttgtctttgctgtCTTTGTTGCTTCTGGGCTTTCAGCTGGGCTCTGGAG CCCCAGCTTCAGGCTCAGGGCCAGTGTTTCTTTCAGGTCAGGCAGCTGACAGCGTTCTGCGGAGGCAGAAACGGTACAACACAGGGGTGtttgaggagctgctggagggcAATTTGGAGAGAGAGTGTACTGAGGAAGTTTGTGACTTGGAAGAGGCCAGAGAGATCTTTGAGAATGATGAAAAGACA ATGGAGTTCTGGGCAGGATATATTG ATGGAAATCAGTGCGCGTCAAGTCCATGTCTGAACCAGGGCACATGTGAGGACCATCTGGGCTACTACACCTGCTTATGTCCACAGGGCTTCACTGGCATGAGGTGTGAGATTG CTGTAGTAAAAAGATGTGATGTGAACAATGGAGACTGTATGCACTTTTGTGAGTCCATGAGCACCTTTGGAGCGAGATGTTCCTGTGCAACGGGATACAGGCTGCTGGAGGACGGGGTCACCTGTGAAGCAGAGA CTAAGTTCCCGTGTGGCAGAACTGCTCTGACAGAAGTAAGTGCAGTACTCACAAGGTCTCTTTTTTGGAGAGAGAATGTGAGCCTGCAGAACACCACCTCACAGGCCTATGTTACCACCACTACATCCCCTCCCTCAACTCCAGCCAGTACCACAGCAATTTCCACAGCTTTTCCAACCACGACCGATCCTGTAGCAGGAGCCACCACTGAGGAGCCGCCACGTCCCTTTAAACGCATTGTAGGAGGCAAGGAGGTCGCTCCAGGAGAGATCCCATGGCAG GTGGCCTTGATACTACGCTCCACAGGTGCGTTATTCTGTGGGGGATCCATTCTCAGAGAGAGGTGGGTTATCACTGCAGCTCACTGCCTGGCGGAGGCACAAGGCAAATTCTTCATCAGAGTGG GGGAGCATAACATCTACATCAATGAGGGCACAGAGCATGATTATGATGTGTTGGAGCAGCACATGCACCCGCTCTACAACGCCAGTGTAAGCTTGTACAACCACGACATTGCCCTGCTCTACCTCAAAACCCCCATCACCTTCTCCACGACAGTGCGACCCATCTGCATAGGGCCCAAGGCTTTCACCGAGGAACTGGTGAAGCACTCCTCGCCGGCTACGGTCAGTGGCTGGGGCCGGACGCGCTTCCTTGGATCCATGGCCAGCACGCTCCAGAAGGTGGAGGTTCCCTTCACAGATCGGACAGAGTGTAAGCACAGCAGCAGCGCCAGGATCACTCCTGTCATGTTTTGCGCCGGATACTATAACGAGGCCAAAGATGCCTGTCAGGGGGACAGTGGAGGTCCACATACAAACAGCATTCATGACACGTGGTTCCTGACAGGTATTGTGAGCTGGGGGGAGGAATGTGCAAAGGATGGGAAATTTGGTGTGTACACCCGGGTGTCTCTTTACTACCGCTGGATAACCCATGTTATGGGAATAACCAAACGCAGGCTGGCAAGTTATATAGAAGATCCTGACCCTTAA